In Longimicrobium sp., a single genomic region encodes these proteins:
- a CDS encoding DUF427 domain-containing protein, which translates to MAKATWNGAVIAESDTFEIVEGNVYFPAEAVKREYLRDSGTHTVCPWKGTASYYSLAVDGEENADAAWYYPDPKPAASNIAGHVAFWRGVQVER; encoded by the coding sequence ATGGCGAAGGCGACCTGGAACGGAGCGGTGATCGCGGAGAGCGACACCTTCGAGATCGTGGAGGGGAACGTCTACTTCCCCGCCGAGGCGGTGAAGCGCGAATACCTGCGCGACAGCGGCACGCACACCGTCTGTCCGTGGAAGGGAACGGCAAGCTACTACTCGCTGGCCGTGGACGGGGAGGAGAACGCGGACGCGGCCTGGTACTACCCCGATCCCAAGCCCGCCGCGAGCAACATCGCCGGGCACGTGGCGTTCTGGCGCGGGGTGCAGGTGGAGCGGTAA
- a CDS encoding OmpP1/FadL family transporter yields MRRSLAIAGAAALACAAVGTPLHAQGSSVDQQSACMSGRVGAGIASPCNDGSAVYFSPGALATQGSNFGIGVTLIRAGGDFTYDPGQQPLGTTDHITRSTEIVPVPQVFLSVKVKPRLAAAIGAFAPYGLGLDWPVCDAGQTTAQCTAAGTTNFEGRYTGYDNSLRAYYLQPTLSYEIIPGWLSVGAGLDVVHSTIEVHQRADAPTVGLRGTDIADAVLKGSGNAVTGHVGALLRVSDRTHLGIRYLHRAKVDLDGTADFTQIPTGTLFDPLLAAQFAAGGPLSDQGIATSITFPSQVTAGISFRPVEVLNLMFDYQRTGWSSFNRFVLDFENRGLDTLTLNYRDTNTFRAAAEFEYSDALAFRLGYRYNTAATPRATPFLPEGERNYYTAGIGFRATRALTADFSFQYINQPDRRGAVRPDEPLVGVYSATGQTFGFTLSYHFGNGGSGQ; encoded by the coding sequence ATGAGACGAAGTCTGGCAATCGCCGGCGCCGCCGCGCTCGCGTGCGCCGCGGTTGGCACCCCGCTCCACGCGCAGGGCTCGAGCGTGGACCAGCAGAGCGCCTGCATGTCGGGCCGCGTGGGTGCCGGCATCGCGTCGCCCTGCAACGACGGGTCGGCCGTGTACTTCAGCCCCGGCGCGCTGGCCACGCAGGGCAGCAACTTCGGCATCGGCGTGACGCTGATCCGCGCGGGCGGCGACTTCACCTACGATCCCGGACAGCAGCCGCTGGGCACCACGGACCACATCACCCGCTCCACCGAGATCGTGCCGGTGCCGCAGGTGTTCCTGTCGGTGAAGGTGAAGCCGCGGCTGGCCGCGGCCATCGGTGCCTTCGCGCCGTACGGGCTGGGGCTGGACTGGCCGGTGTGCGACGCCGGCCAGACCACCGCGCAGTGCACCGCCGCGGGGACCACGAACTTCGAGGGGCGCTACACGGGGTACGACAACTCGCTGCGCGCGTACTACCTGCAGCCCACGCTGAGCTACGAGATCATCCCCGGCTGGCTGTCGGTGGGCGCGGGGCTGGACGTGGTGCACAGCACCATCGAGGTGCACCAGCGCGCCGACGCTCCCACGGTGGGGCTGCGCGGCACCGACATCGCCGACGCCGTGCTGAAGGGGAGCGGCAACGCGGTGACCGGGCACGTGGGCGCGCTGCTGCGGGTGAGCGACCGTACGCACCTGGGCATCCGCTACCTGCACCGCGCCAAGGTGGACCTGGACGGCACCGCCGACTTCACGCAGATCCCCACCGGCACGCTGTTCGACCCGCTGCTGGCGGCGCAGTTCGCCGCCGGCGGGCCGCTCAGCGACCAGGGCATCGCCACCAGCATCACCTTCCCCAGCCAGGTCACGGCGGGCATCAGCTTCCGCCCGGTGGAGGTGCTGAACCTGATGTTCGACTACCAGCGCACCGGGTGGAGCAGCTTCAACCGCTTCGTGCTGGACTTCGAGAACCGCGGGCTGGACACGCTGACGCTGAACTACCGCGACACCAACACCTTCCGCGCGGCCGCCGAGTTCGAGTACAGCGACGCGCTGGCGTTCCGCCTGGGGTACCGGTACAACACCGCCGCCACGCCGCGCGCCACGCCCTTCCTTCCCGAGGGCGAGCGCAACTACTACACGGCGGGGATCGGGTTCCGCGCCACGCGGGCGCTCACGGCCGACTTCTCGTTCCAGTACATCAACCAGCCCGACCGCCGCGGCGCCGTGCGCCCCGACGAGCCGCTGGTGGGCGTGTACTCGGCCACCGGCCAGACCTTCGGCTTCACGCTGTCGTACCACTTCGGCAACGGCGGCAGCGGCCAGTGA
- a CDS encoding SufE family protein: MTEQASTAGIPPSIERILRRFAMLSPDMTRQALVQYANKLPPLPERFQGLDAAQYRVHECQTPVAIFPEVQDGKMYFHADVPRESAAIRALLAMLFDALNGQPPATTLAIPPDFVRQVMGKIGLQARENGLNAMVERLKRAARQAAAETGSGDAP, translated from the coding sequence ATGACCGAACAGGCTTCCACGGCGGGGATCCCGCCGTCGATCGAGCGCATCCTGCGCCGCTTCGCCATGCTGTCGCCCGACATGACGCGGCAGGCGCTGGTGCAGTACGCCAACAAGCTGCCGCCCCTTCCCGAGCGCTTCCAGGGGCTGGACGCGGCGCAGTACCGCGTGCACGAGTGCCAGACGCCGGTGGCCATCTTCCCCGAGGTGCAGGACGGAAAGATGTACTTCCACGCCGACGTTCCCCGCGAGAGCGCCGCCATCCGCGCGCTGCTGGCCATGCTCTTCGACGCGCTGAACGGGCAGCCGCCCGCCACCACGCTCGCCATCCCCCCCGACTTCGTGCGCCAGGTGATGGGGAAGATCGGGCTGCAGGCGCGCGAGAACGGCCTGAACGCCATGGTCGAGCGCCTGAAGCGCGCCGCCCGCCAGGCCGCCGCCGAGACCGGCTCAGGGGACGCGCCGTGA
- a CDS encoding cytochrome c, giving the protein MLRPTSGLARAALLAALALAAAGCHPGGDYGYDRVSYRETPAIPQATNPDPPPVPAGGLAGAAQARLAAKNLPAGVTQAMVDQGQDLFGTVCAGCHGPAGAGTTTCPTLSDAKWINITGAYPEIVATITHGVPQPREHPAPMPPKGGGNFDDAQVRALAAYVFALSHQS; this is encoded by the coding sequence ATGCTTCGACCCACTTCCGGCCTTGCGCGCGCGGCGCTGCTGGCCGCGCTGGCGCTGGCTGCCGCGGGGTGCCACCCCGGCGGCGACTACGGGTACGACCGCGTTTCGTACCGCGAGACGCCCGCCATCCCCCAGGCCACCAACCCCGACCCGCCCCCGGTTCCCGCCGGCGGGCTGGCCGGCGCCGCGCAGGCGCGCCTGGCGGCGAAGAACCTGCCCGCCGGCGTGACGCAGGCCATGGTGGACCAGGGGCAGGACCTGTTCGGCACCGTGTGCGCCGGGTGCCACGGCCCCGCGGGCGCGGGCACCACCACCTGCCCCACGCTGAGCGACGCCAAGTGGATCAACATCACCGGGGCGTACCCGGAGATCGTGGCCACCATCACCCACGGCGTGCCGCAGCCCAGGGAGCACCCCGCGCCCATGCCGCCCAAGGGCGGGGGCAACTTCGACGACGCGCAGGTGCGCGCCCTGGCCGCCTACGTCTTCGCGCTGAGCCACCAGTCATGA